One genomic region from Ochotona princeps isolate mOchPri1 chromosome 5, mOchPri1.hap1, whole genome shotgun sequence encodes:
- the HSPE1 gene encoding 10 kDa heat shock protein, mitochondrial isoform X2, which translates to MAGQAFRKFLPLFDRVLVERSAAETVTKGGIMLPEKSQGKVLQATVVAVGSGSKGKGGEIQPVSVKVGDKVLLPEYGGTKVVLDDKDYFLFRDGDILGKYVD; encoded by the exons GCGGGACAAGCATTTAGGAAGTTTCTGCCTCTCTTTGACCGGGTGCTGGTGGAAAGGAGTGCCGCGGAAACCGTCACCAAAGGAGGCATTATGCTCCCGGAGAAGTCTCAAGGGAAAGTGTTGCAGGCGACAGTAGTGGCTGTGGGATCGGGCTCTAAAGGAAAG GGTGGAGAGATTCAGCCAGTTAGTGTGAAAGTTGGAGATAAAGTTCTTCTTCCAGAATATGGAGGCACCAAAGTAGTTCTAGATGACAAG GATTATTTTCTATTTAGAGATGGTGACATTCTTGGAAAATACGTAGATTGA